From the genome of Gopherus evgoodei ecotype Sinaloan lineage chromosome 5, rGopEvg1_v1.p, whole genome shotgun sequence, one region includes:
- the ING2 gene encoding inhibitor of growth protein 2, translating into MLQAEALKEIDDVYEKYKTESDPIQKKRLQQHLQRALINSQELGDEKIQIVTQMLELVENRARQMETHSWCFQESDNEKPLEKAKVESCQPERSSRRPRRQRTSESRDLCHITNGIEDCDDQPPKEKRSKSAKKKKRSKAKQEREVSPVEFAIDPNEPTYCLCNQVSYGEMIGCDNEQCPIEWFHFSCVGLTYKPKGKWYCPKCRGDNEKTMDKCTDKSKKDRRSR; encoded by the exons ATGCTGCAAGCAG AAGCATTAAAAGAAATCGATGATGTGTATGAGAAATATAAGACAGAAAGTGATCCCATTCAGAAGAAACGGTTGCAACAGCATCTTCAGCGAGCACTAATCAACAGCCAAGAACTGGGAGATGAGAAAATTCAAATAGTTACTCAGATGCTTGAACTGGTAGAGAATAGGGCCCGGCAAATGGAGACCCACTCTTGGTGTTTCCAAGAGTCAGATAACGAAAAGCCTCTAGAAAAAGCAAAAGTGGAATCTTGCCAACCAGAAAGATCTTCTCGTAGACCCCGTCGCCAGCGGACCAGCGAAAGTCGTGATCTGTGCCATATAACAAATGGGATTGAAGACTGCGATGACCAGCCACCTAAAGAAAAGAGATCCAAATCGGCCAAGAAAAAGAAACGCTCCAAGGCCAAACAAGAAAGAGAAGTTTCACCTGTTGAATTTGCAATAGATCCCAATGAACCAACTTACTGCTTATGTAACCAAGTGTCCTATGGAGAAATGATAGGATGTGACAATGAACAGTGTCCCATTGAGTGGTTTCATTTTTCATGCGTTGGACTCACCTATAAACCAAAGGGGAAATGGTATTGTCCCAAGTGCAGAGGAGATAATGAGAAGACTATGGACAAATGTACTGACAAATCAAAAAAGGATAGAAGATCGAGGTAG